In Gracilinanus agilis isolate LMUSP501 chromosome 1, AgileGrace, whole genome shotgun sequence, the sequence AAaccttcagagaaaaaagagactTAAAAATCCTTCAGCTGAACTTTTCCATTCCCAGAGAAGGAAACCTGAAAACACAAAAAGGATTAATTTGTCCAAGATAAGTCAGTGTCAGAGCTTAGCctagaacccagggcttctgagTCCCAGTTTAAGGCTCTTTAGAACCCCTCTGACCTGATCTCTCAGCTTTGGTTCCCTTGTTCCACACTGTCAAACTGACCTGGCACAAATTGGGGTGGGTGAGGAGCCCCCTTCCTTATTCTCCTGCCTTTGTTTCTCCCAGGGCTCCCAGATATACAAATTCTCATTCCCTTTCACCAGGAAAAAGTTCTCTCATGGAAAGAGAGAAACCTAGGCATAGGACAAGGTCTGGGTAACTGTACTCAGCACTGATCTGACCTCTCTTTCCTCCATGCCCAGAACTAACTCGATGTCATGAAGTTGATGAAATAGAAACTGGTGCTCAGGGCTCTACTGAGCACAACAACCTTGTCAGTCTTGCTTCTACGTCAGCTTCTAGCTTCTTGGGCAGCTCCAACATATTTGAGCCTCCCATACCTAAGGATCTCTTCAAGGAAATTTGAGTGGCAGATTCGACCACCACAACCCATGGACTTGAATTACCCTTATCCCTACCTCTTCCTGATAATCCATCCTGACAAGTGTGAAGGTCCCAGAGGGGTGCCATTCCTGCTCATGCTGGTGATGACCCGACCCCCAGATGTGGGGGTGCGCCAGGCCATCCGGCAAACATGGGGTAATGAGACTTTGGTACCCAGTGTGGTTGTCCACAGACTCTTTGTTCTTGGCCTGCCCCCACCTCTCTTTGACAAAGAACTTCAGACTCTCCTGAAAGAGGAGGACAGGGAGCATGGAGATCTCCTCCAGGTGGGCTTCTTCGACACATACCGAAACTTGACTCTCAAGGTTCTCATGGGGCTAGAGTGGATGGCCCAGCACTGTCCCAATGCTCAATATGTTCTCAAGGTGGATAGTGATGTCTTCCTAAACCCCAGGTTTCTGGTACAGCAGGTGCTGTGGCCCAATGGACCTTCACGGCCAGACTTTATCACAGGACACATCTACAGAAACTCGAAACCTTTGAGGGACCAGCATAACAAGTGGTACATGCCCCCAGAGCTGTATTCCCCGAACAGGTATCCTGACTATTGTGGGGGTCCTGGCTATGTTCTGTCTGGGTCCCTGGTCCTTCGGATCTTGACCGCAGCTCAGAGTGTCAAAGTCATTTACCTGGAGGATGTGTTTATAGGGTTGTGTTTGAAACTGCTTGGAGTGAAGCCTACACCTCCTCGTCGTAATACCTTCCTAATATCCCGGAGGAATTATAACCATTGTGCTTTTCAGCAACTTGTCCTGGTCCACCGCTTCCAGCACCAAGAGTTACTACGGATATGGCCAGACTTCCTGACATCCAACCCTACCTGCCCCACAGTGTAAGGGTCCAGAACTGCGGTCCatactgttatgaggaagattacttaagttatttaggagacttaacaggaagggctggagaattccacatggaatggggaagcaggaagtggcttgctctcactgagagagactccatggtggttgagaCAAGTTGCAACTGATCCTAGGAGACTTCAGTttaccagagatcctgaaggaagaccatcacctacttgtgggagattttggtaga encodes:
- the LOC123232056 gene encoding LOW QUALITY PROTEIN: beta-1,3-galactosyltransferase 2-like (The sequence of the model RefSeq protein was modified relative to this genomic sequence to represent the inferred CDS: substituted 1 base at 1 genomic stop codon), with product MKLMKXKLVLRALLSTTTLSVLLLRQLLASWAAPTYLSLPYLRISSRKFEWQIRPPQPMDLNYPYPYLFLIIHPDKCEGPRGVPFLLMLVMTRPPDVGVRQAIRQTWGNETLVPSVVVHRLFVLGLPPPLFDKELQTLLKEEDREHGDLLQVGFFDTYRNLTLKVLMGLEWMAQHCPNAQYVLKVDSDVFLNPRFLVQQVLWPNGPSRPDFITGHIYRNSKPLRDQHNKWYMPPELYSPNRYPDYCGGPGYVLSGSLVLRILTAAQSVKVIYLEDVFIGLCLKLLGVKPTPPRRNTFLISRRNYNHCAFQQLVLVHRFQHQELLRIWPDFLTSNPTCPTV